CATGCTGAAGGGCCTCTGGATGGTCACGATACTCTGCACGGTGCCTTTGCCGAAGGTTCTGTCGCCAACGACCAGGCCGCGACCGTAATCCTGAATCGCCGCCGCGAAAATCTCCGAGGCCGATGCGCTGTACCGGTTGACCAGCACCACCAGCGGGCCGCTGTAGAGCATCGGATAATTCTCGTCCCTCAGTACCATCTTGCCGCCGAGCGCATTGCTCACCTGCACGACCGGTCCCTTGCCGGTGAACAGACCGGTGACGTTGACCGCCTCTTCGAGCGAGCCGCCGCCATTCTCCCTCAGATCGACGATGATACCCTCAACATTCTCGCGTTTGAGCTCGTTGATGATTCTGGTCACATCCTTCGTGGTGCTTGTGTAGTTCTGCTTTTGCTGCCGTTCGCCTTCGAAGTCGAGATAGAAAGACGGCAGAACGATGACGCCGATTTTACGGCCGTTTTTGTAGATGATCTTTTTCTGCGCGGCCTGCTCCTGCAAGTCAACCGTGGCTCTCACAAGGCGGATGATCCTTGCCGGGCCCTTGCCGGCCTGGCTGGCGGGCAGCACCTTGAGCCTGACCACCGTGCCTTTCGGGCCTCTGATCTTCTTGACCACGTCATTGATACGCCAACCGATCACATCGATAATCTCACCCTTGTCACCCTGGCCAACGCCGACGATCTTGTCGCCCTTTTTCAGGCGGTTGCTCTTGAAGGCCGGGCCGCCGGGAATGATTTCGTTCACCACCGTGTACTCGTTCTCCATCTGCAACTTCGCGCCAATGCCTTCGAGCGAACGGCTCATGTCGATCTGGAAATTCTCGAACTCGTCCGGCGAGAAGTAGTCTGTATGCGGATCAAACGAGGAAGTAACCGCTAACATGTATGCCTGAAAAGCATCTTCCGGCTTCTGCTGGTTGAAGATTTTGATGCGGTTATCGAAGCTTTTCAAGAGTTCTGTCCTGATATTTTTCCCCTTTTCACCCGAATACTTCATGCTCAGGTACTGATACTTCAGCTCCTTGCGCCACAGCTCGTGCAGTCCGGCCTGATCGGCAGGCCATGGAGCGGTCTTGCTGCGCTCGAGTTCGAGGGTTTCCGGCGCGGAGAAATCGAATTGCGCCGTCTGGAGCGAGCTCTTCATATACACCATCTTCTCCCTGGCGCGCTTCAGGAACAGATTGTAAATGGCGAACCCTCTCGCCGGATTGCCGGACACGAAATCATCATCGAGATGAACGCCAACCTCCTGCCTGAGCTTTTCGACCTCCGGAGCTGTGAAATAGCTGCGGTTGTTGTCGAGATTGTCGAGGTAACGGTTGAAAATCTGCTGGGCGAGCGAGTCGTTGACCGGTACCTTGCGATAATGATTCTGCAACAGGTACTGCGCGATGTATCGGGCAGCCTCCTCCTGGTTCGGAGTGGGCTTGAGCAGCGCCGGTTGCGCGCCTTTTCCGGCGGCAGCCATCGAGTAATCCCATGAGATCGCGAAAATCAGCAGAAAAAACAGAAATGGATAGAGTGTCTTGCGTATCTTTTTCATAAACTGCATAAGAAGCTATGGTGAATTCAATCAAAAACGGAACGGCTGCTGTTCAACCGATTCCCGGTTCGTTGTATTATATTACAAAAACTTAGTATCTGCATAACTGGTTTCTGCGCAATCAGTAAATTCTTACAGAAATCCGCCCTGTGACACTGAAAAACATAAAATCTCAAATGGAGAGTACTCTATGAAGAAAATTACCGGTTATAAAGAACTGGGACTCGTCAACAGCCGTGACCTTTTCGCCAAGGCCGTTAACGGCGGATACGCGATTCCAGCGTATAACTTCAACAATCTCGAACAGTTGCAGGCGATCGTCATGGCTTGCGTCGAGACCGCTTCTCCGGTCATCCTCCAGGTTTCGAAAGGCGCGCGCAGCTACGCCAACCAGACGCTTTTACGCCATCTGGCCGCTGGCGCTGTAGAATACGCCGCCGAACTCGGCAAGGCCGTGCCGATCGTGCTGCACCTCGACCACGGAGACAGCTTCGAGCTGTGCAAGGACTGTATTGAAACCGGCTTCTCGTCGGTAATGATCGATGGCTCGCACCTGAGCTATGAGGACAATGTGGCGCTGACCCGCAAGGTCGTTGAATTCGCGCACCAGCATGACGTCACCGTCGAGGGCGAACTCGGCGTGCTTGCCGGCATCGAGGACGAAGTTCACGCCGCGACGCACACCTACACCGAGCCTGACCAGGTCGAGGATTTCGTCGGTAAAACCGGCGTTGACAGCCTTGCCATCGCTATCGGCACCTCTCACGGCGCGTTCAAGTTCAAGCCAGGCGAAGAGCACAGCATCCGCCTCGACATCCTCGCCGAAATCGAAAAGCGCATTCCCGGCTTCCCGATCGTGCTGCACGGCGCTTCGTCAGTGCCGCAGGAGCTGGTGCAGATGATCAACGCGCACGGCGGCAAGCTCATGGATGCCGTCGGCATCGGCGAAGAGCAGCTCCGCGAAGCCGCCCGTTCGGCGGTCTGCAAGATCAACATCGACTCGGATGGCCGCCTCGCCATGACCGCTGCCGTGCGCAAGGTGCTCGACGAGAAGCCGGAGGAGTTCGATCCGCGCAAGTACCTCGGCCCGGCCCGCGACGCGCTCAAGCAGCTTTACATCCACAAGATCGTCAACGTGCTCGGCTCCAACGGCAAGGCGTAAAGCGACCTGCCCACCTGCAAATCAAAAGAGGCTGTCCCGGTTCACCCAGGCCAGCCTCTCTCTTTTTCCTCTTCCATCCACCAAGTCCACGACGTCCACACGCATCTTTACCCCGCCAGATACCGCAGCGCCAGATAGCTGAGCATCCCCATGCCGGTTTCGAGGGCGTGCTCGTCGGGGTCGAAGGTTGGCGAGTGCAGCAGGTTGCCCGGAGCGGAGCCGTCGAGCCCAGTGCCGAGTTGCCAGAAGCTTCCGGGACACTCGCGCAGATAGTAGGCGAAATCCTCGGCAGTCATGAGCTTCTCGGACTGGTGCACCTTCTCGTCGCCGAGAAACTCCTTGGCTGCCTCCCAGGCGATGTCGGTCATGTCGGGATCGTTGAACAAAACGGGATAACCGCTCCTGATCTCGACCTCGGCTTCACAATCGAACGCGGCGGCAACCTGTTTGACCGTCCTGTCGAACTTCTCGTGCAGGAGCGCGCGTAGCTCCTCGTTCATGGTGCGCATCGTGCCCATCATCGTCACCTTTCCGGGGATGACGTTGGTGGCGTGACCGCCGTTGATCGAGGCGATGGAGAGCACCGCCGGTTCGTGCGGCGGCGAGACGCGGCTGACCAGATGCTGCAACGCCGTGATGATATGGGCCGAGGCGAGAATCGGGTCGCGGGTCTTGTGCGGCGCGGAGGCGTGGCCGCCCTGGCCGTGAATCGTGATATACAGCTCGTCGGCAGCGGCCATGAAGCTCCCCTTGCACATGGCGATACTGCCGCTTTTGACGCTCGGAAAGCAGTGCTGCGCGAAGATAGCCGAGGGATTGTACTTTTTCAGCAATCCCGCCTCGATCAGCGGCCTTGCTCCGCCGGGCGCTTTCTCCTCCGCCGGCTGGAAAATCAGCAGCACGTCGCCCTTCAGCGCATCCTTCATGCCGTTCAGGACGTTAGCCGCGCCAAGCAGCATCGCCGTGTGCATGTCGTGACCGCAGGCGTGCATGCAGCGCTCGACCGTCGAGCAGAAGTCGTGACGATTCTCCTCCTGAAGCGGCAGGGCGTCGATGTCGGCCCGCAGCGCCACCGTGCGCCGCTGGCCGGACGCCTCGCCCTCGCCCCGAAGCAGCGCAATGACGCCCGTCTCCATGAGCGGTGGCTCGGCTTCGATGCCAAGCCCGGCGAGATACTCCCTGATGAATGCTGTCGTCTGGAACTCCTCGAAGGAAAGCTCGGGATGCTGGTGCAGGTGACGCCGCAGCGTCGCTACTTCCGGATAGATTCTGCTTGCAGCCTCACGAACCCTGGCTGCGAGGGTACTGAACTCTTCATTGTGCATATGCCATCTCTGTCGTTGTGGCGTACGGCCGTGCCGCGCCTTTACATGTCCATGTAGTGGATGAATTCAAGCGCCTTTTCACGAAGCTCGTCGTAACCCGCATCCGGAAAGATGGAGTGGTAGCGGATAATATATCCGTAATTCTCCATGTTCCTGACAAGTCGGAAAAAATCGTGGCTGGCGACCCTGAAAAAGATGATTCTTCCTCCGCCCGCCACGCCGCTTGGCCATGACGTGAAGCTGAGGATCGAGGCGTCGTTCTTTTCGATGGTCTCGATGATTTCGGAAAGCTTCGCCCCGGTAGGGGGCACCTCGATCTCCATGGTCGAACCGCCCTCGCCGGAGTGAATCCGTTCGGCCAGGAAGCCAAGGATTCGCTTGCTCGAAACCACCCCGGCGTACCGCCCCTCCGCGTCGGCAAGCGGCACGACGCCGCACTTCGACGCTGCCACGGAGATGAGGTTGTCGAAAAGCTGCTCGTCTGGCCGATACGTCCTGACGGCTTCGAGCAGCTCCTCGACGAGCCTCTCCCTGGCCGTCGGCCATCCCTTCCGGCCCCCGAGAAGGGCGGAAAGAAAAATCATTCCCAGATAGCGATCGCCGTCGAGCACCGGAGCGCAGACGCACCCCGACCCGACAATTCTCCGCGCTGCTTCGACTGTCGAGCTGCCAAGGGTAACGACCGGAAAGTCCGCCTCGACCAGATGTGAGAAGGTCACGGCCATTCAGCAGCAGTACTCGATTTTGTCGATCCGGCGCTGATGGCGTCCGCCCTCAAATTCAGAGGCGAACCAGCTTTCGAGAATCTTCGCGGCGCTCGCTTCGTCATTGAAACGCGCACCGAAGGCGAGCACGTTGGCGTCGTTGTGTTGACGCGCCAGCGCTGCGTATTCGGGGCCGCACACATTTGCCGCGCGAATCCCCTTCACCTTGTTTGCGGCGATGGAGATGCCGATGCCGGTGCCGCACATCAGGATTCCCTGGTCGAAAAGACCTTTTGCAACCGCTTCGGCAACCTTGTGAGCGAAATCGGGATAATCGACCGATTCGGCTGAATAAGGACCCATATCCTCGAAATCGTAACCATGTTTTTCAAGCCATGAGAGCACGTTTTTTTTCAGCTCATACCCTGCGTGATCGCTTCCAACTGCAATCTTCATAATCAGTTAACCTTTGTTTTTATGTTTTTTTTCCTCCGGAGAGAGCGCCGCATGAACAGCCTCTGGCTGTCGGTCGCCGAGCGTCCGTTCCGTTTTTTCAAATATGTTCCATCCGGCTGCATCTCCCAGGCCTTGCGGTTATCGCTCAGAATCAGTTCGAGATCGGACTTCACCGATTCGACCAGGCGCTGATCGAGTACGGGAAAGAGCGTCTCGACCCGCTTGTCGAGGTTCCGCGGCATGATATCCGCGCTGCCCAGGAAGAGCCGCGCGTGACCGCCGTTGTTGAAGTAATATGCCCGGCTGTGTTCGAGAAAACGGCCGATCACGCTGATGACGCGGATGTTCTCGCTGATGCCCGGCACTCCCGGCCTGAGGCAACAGATGCCCCGGACGACCAGGTCGATCTTCACTCCGGCCACCGATGCCCGGTAGAGCGCACGGATGATCTCGTCATCGACCAGAGCGTTCATTTTCATGACGATTCTGCCGTTTCCGTTTCGCTTCTGATGCTCGATTTCGTTGCGGATCATCTCCATCATCCACTTCCGGGTGTTTAGCGGCGATACGATCAGCGAGCGGTAGTGGCGATGCTTCGAGTAGCCAGTCAGGGAGTTGAACAGCTCGGTGACATCGTCGGCAAGCTCGGGACTGGTGGTCAGATAGCTGTAATCGGTATAGATTCTCGAAGTCACGATGTTGTAGTTGCCGGTGCCGAGATGCAGATAGTGACGAAGCCCCTCCTGCTCGCGCCGCACGATCATGGTCAGCTTGGCGTGGGTCTTGAGGCCGGGCAGGCCGTAAACCACGTGCGCACCGGCATCTTCGAGCGCCCTGGCCCAGAGGATGTTGTTCTCCTCGTCGAACCTCGCCTTGAGCTCGACCAGCACGGCTACCTGTTTGCGCTGCTCGGCGGCGAACATCAGCGCCTTGACCACCGGTGAATTGCTGCCCACTCGATAAAGCGTCTGCTTGATGGAAAGCACGTCGGGGTCGCGCGCCGCCTGCCAGATGAGATCGACCACCGGTTTGAACGAATCGTAAGGATGGTGCAGCAGCACATCGCCGGAACGCAGTTCCGTGAACATGTCGGCAGCACGCTTGCCATCGAGCGGATTGTTCGGCACGAAGAGTTCATCTTTCAGATCAGGCCGGTCGATGCCGATAAGCTCCATCAATGAACTCATGCCGAGCACGCCGCAGATTTCATAGACATTCCGCTCGTAAGTTTCGAGATTCTGCACCAGAAGCGTCCTGATGGAGTGCGGCATGTCGGGGTTGATATCGAGACGCACCACCTTTCCGTACCGGCGAGAGCGCACCCCCTGCTCGATGCTTTCGAGCAGATCGCCCGCTTCGTCCTCTTCGATCTCGATATCCGCGTCCCGGATGATCCTGAATGGGTGGCACTGCAAAATGCGCATCTTCGGAAAAAGCTGATCCAGGTTGTGCTCGACAAGATCTTCGAGCCACAACAGGCGAATCCGGCCGTCGTCGAAACCAAGCTCCTCTATCTGGTCGAGCCGGACGATTCTCGACAGAATGCCGGGCACCTTGACGCGCGCGAACCTGATCGATCCGCTCTCTTCGTCTTCGAGTTCGATGGCCAGATTCAGCGAGAGGTTGGACATGAAGGGAAACGGGTGGCCCGTATCGAACGCCAGCGGCGTCAGAACCGGAAATATCTCCTTCCTGAAATAGGCCTGAAGCACTCGCTGCTGCTGGCTGGAAAGTGAAGTGACGCTGACAAATTCGATCCCTTTCCTTTTGAGGGCCGGAATGATTTCGTCGAAGAAGCAGGCGTTGCGCTGCCGGAGCTGGCCGATGACGCGCTCGCGGATCTGCTCGACCATCTCGATGGGGGTAAGGCCATCGACCGAACGTTCGTTGATGCCCGCGGCGCACTGGTCGTCGAGTCCCGCCACGCGGATCATGAAGAATTCGTCGAGGTTGGAGCTGAATATCGAGATGAACTTGATGCGCTCCAGCAAGGGATGCGCGGCGGAATCGAGCGCCTCTTCGAGGACGCGCTGGTTGAAATCGATCCAGCTCAGCTCACGGTTCACGTAGAGCGACGGATCGCGCAGATCCGGTTCGACCATCGCACTGGCGGTCAATGTCCCGTTTTCCGCGTTCCTCATCTGCTGTTATGCTGGCAATTGATGATTTCATTTTCTGTTACGACCATGTCGAGCCGCTCGTCCCACGGATCGCACGGTACAGACGGAACTTCCTGAAAGCTGAACGCCAAACCGACTTTCACCGGATGGACGCCGCATGAAGAGAGAGAACTGAAAAAACGGTCATACCAACCCTTACCAAATCCGATGCGTCCACCGCTCCGGTCGAAGCCCGCAAGCGGTACGAAAACGACGTCGAACCGCATCTCTTCGGACAGCGCGAGCGGCTCGGGAGTGGCCGGAGCCGATGGCGAAACCCTGAAGCGCTGCCCCTGATGGTAGACTGCGTTCTTCATGACACCCTTTTCAATATAAGGCATATATACCGCTTTCCGTTCAAGCGCGAGCTTTTCGAGAAGCTCCAGCGTCCGCGCCTCGCGGTCATGTTCCATGGAAACGTAACAGTGAACCCTCTCGGCCTGGACCAACAGCGGCAACGAAACGGCGTGCGCCTGAATCTTTTCGCTATCCGACAGCCACCTCTGCAGCGTCATCGCCCGGCGCTTCGCAAGCAGCGTCTTCCGTAATTCAGGTTTACTCTCGATCACAGATTCCATGCAGTGACAATCCTCTCGCTCTTGCCCGCCGTCCAGCCCGAAAAGACGGACGCTACAGGCGCTTCAGTTACGTTATCAACTCGCAAGATAATAAATATGAACGCGATAACGCAGAACAGAGGCATTTCTTCCGGCCGCAAAATCTTCTGCATTATGAAC
This genomic window from Chlorobaculum limnaeum contains:
- a CDS encoding carboxy terminal-processing peptidase; the encoded protein is MKKIRKTLYPFLFFLLIFAISWDYSMAAAGKGAQPALLKPTPNQEEAARYIAQYLLQNHYRKVPVNDSLAQQIFNRYLDNLDNNRSYFTAPEVEKLRQEVGVHLDDDFVSGNPARGFAIYNLFLKRAREKMVYMKSSLQTAQFDFSAPETLELERSKTAPWPADQAGLHELWRKELKYQYLSMKYSGEKGKNIRTELLKSFDNRIKIFNQQKPEDAFQAYMLAVTSSFDPHTDYFSPDEFENFQIDMSRSLEGIGAKLQMENEYTVVNEIIPGGPAFKSNRLKKGDKIVGVGQGDKGEIIDVIGWRINDVVKKIRGPKGTVVRLKVLPASQAGKGPARIIRLVRATVDLQEQAAQKKIIYKNGRKIGVIVLPSFYLDFEGERQQKQNYTSTTKDVTRIINELKRENVEGIIVDLRENGGGSLEEAVNVTGLFTGKGPVVQVSNALGGKMVLRDENYPMLYSGPLVVLVNRYSASASEIFAAAIQDYGRGLVVGDRTFGKGTVQSIVTIQRPFSMFMKQSDLGQLKLTIAKFYRISGGSTQHIGVLPDIVLPSLIDPEVVGEDTYTSSLPWTTVSRTPYLPSGTVSREEIASLKKQFASQSARNKLYQSYLADLATLNRIRQRKSVSLQEKSFEAENKALKEIQDRWGDANIETGKKKKTDFILQQAAGVLNDLVALKARPAIPAAVPAARPAVRQVVPVR
- a CDS encoding class II fructose-bisphosphate aldolase; the encoded protein is MKKITGYKELGLVNSRDLFAKAVNGGYAIPAYNFNNLEQLQAIVMACVETASPVILQVSKGARSYANQTLLRHLAAGAVEYAAELGKAVPIVLHLDHGDSFELCKDCIETGFSSVMIDGSHLSYEDNVALTRKVVEFAHQHDVTVEGELGVLAGIEDEVHAATHTYTEPDQVEDFVGKTGVDSLAIAIGTSHGAFKFKPGEEHSIRLDILAEIEKRIPGFPIVLHGASSVPQELVQMINAHGGKLMDAVGIGEEQLREAARSAVCKINIDSDGRLAMTAAVRKVLDEKPEEFDPRKYLGPARDALKQLYIHKIVNVLGSNGKA
- a CDS encoding M20 metallopeptidase family protein; amino-acid sequence: MHNEEFSTLAARVREAASRIYPEVATLRRHLHQHPELSFEEFQTTAFIREYLAGLGIEAEPPLMETGVIALLRGEGEASGQRRTVALRADIDALPLQEENRHDFCSTVERCMHACGHDMHTAMLLGAANVLNGMKDALKGDVLLIFQPAEEKAPGGARPLIEAGLLKKYNPSAIFAQHCFPSVKSGSIAMCKGSFMAAADELYITIHGQGGHASAPHKTRDPILASAHIITALQHLVSRVSPPHEPAVLSIASINGGHATNVIPGKVTMMGTMRTMNEELRALLHEKFDRTVKQVAAAFDCEAEVEIRSGYPVLFNDPDMTDIAWEAAKEFLGDEKVHQSEKLMTAEDFAYYLRECPGSFWQLGTGLDGSAPGNLLHSPTFDPDEHALETGMGMLSYLALRYLAG
- a CDS encoding histidine kinase; the protein is MAVTFSHLVEADFPVVTLGSSTVEAARRIVGSGCVCAPVLDGDRYLGMIFLSALLGGRKGWPTARERLVEELLEAVRTYRPDEQLFDNLISVAASKCGVVPLADAEGRYAGVVSSKRILGFLAERIHSGEGGSTMEIEVPPTGAKLSEIIETIEKNDASILSFTSWPSGVAGGGRIIFFRVASHDFFRLVRNMENYGYIIRYHSIFPDAGYDELREKALEFIHYMDM
- the rpiB gene encoding ribose 5-phosphate isomerase B, with the translated sequence MKIAVGSDHAGYELKKNVLSWLEKHGYDFEDMGPYSAESVDYPDFAHKVAEAVAKGLFDQGILMCGTGIGISIAANKVKGIRAANVCGPEYAALARQHNDANVLAFGARFNDEASAAKILESWFASEFEGGRHQRRIDKIEYCC
- the ppk1 gene encoding polyphosphate kinase 1, coding for MRNAENGTLTASAMVEPDLRDPSLYVNRELSWIDFNQRVLEEALDSAAHPLLERIKFISIFSSNLDEFFMIRVAGLDDQCAAGINERSVDGLTPIEMVEQIRERVIGQLRQRNACFFDEIIPALKRKGIEFVSVTSLSSQQQRVLQAYFRKEIFPVLTPLAFDTGHPFPFMSNLSLNLAIELEDEESGSIRFARVKVPGILSRIVRLDQIEELGFDDGRIRLLWLEDLVEHNLDQLFPKMRILQCHPFRIIRDADIEIEEDEAGDLLESIEQGVRSRRYGKVVRLDINPDMPHSIRTLLVQNLETYERNVYEICGVLGMSSLMELIGIDRPDLKDELFVPNNPLDGKRAADMFTELRSGDVLLHHPYDSFKPVVDLIWQAARDPDVLSIKQTLYRVGSNSPVVKALMFAAEQRKQVAVLVELKARFDEENNILWARALEDAGAHVVYGLPGLKTHAKLTMIVRREQEGLRHYLHLGTGNYNIVTSRIYTDYSYLTTSPELADDVTELFNSLTGYSKHRHYRSLIVSPLNTRKWMMEMIRNEIEHQKRNGNGRIVMKMNALVDDEIIRALYRASVAGVKIDLVVRGICCLRPGVPGISENIRVISVIGRFLEHSRAYYFNNGGHARLFLGSADIMPRNLDKRVETLFPVLDQRLVESVKSDLELILSDNRKAWEMQPDGTYLKKRNGRSATDSQRLFMRRSLRRKKNIKTKVN
- a CDS encoding 5-formyltetrahydrofolate cyclo-ligase gives rise to the protein MTLQRWLSDSEKIQAHAVSLPLLVQAERVHCYVSMEHDREARTLELLEKLALERKAVYMPYIEKGVMKNAVYHQGQRFRVSPSAPATPEPLALSEEMRFDVVFVPLAGFDRSGGRIGFGKGWYDRFFSSLSSCGVHPVKVGLAFSFQEVPSVPCDPWDERLDMVVTENEIINCQHNSR